Proteins encoded together in one Thermococcus barophilus MP window:
- a CDS encoding metallophosphoesterase — MRLNLPNFLRRQKIPDILLRRDEKKIMHISDTPDNIYVFLLNLIEKTKPDYIIHTGDLVDNIKLERRPELRERYEKSLIELLHILENSKAEVYIVPGNEDDVSILRRHITLSKIVPPGTIIEIEGVKLAVGHRYGDVAEINNVDFKLYGHNFRLIPKGINGVLRINFILLPSKRVVGVKYPDGTNFERGYRLMRGM, encoded by the coding sequence ATGAGACTCAATTTACCCAACTTTCTGAGAAGGCAAAAAATCCCAGATATCCTGCTTAGAAGGGATGAGAAGAAGATCATGCATATAAGTGATACTCCAGACAACATCTATGTGTTTCTTCTCAATCTTATTGAAAAGACGAAGCCGGATTACATAATACATACTGGTGATTTAGTTGACAACATAAAGCTTGAAAGAAGGCCAGAGCTCAGGGAGCGGTACGAGAAATCTCTAATTGAACTCCTTCACATACTTGAAAATTCAAAAGCTGAGGTTTACATTGTGCCTGGAAACGAAGATGATGTATCCATACTAAGGAGACATATTACTCTCTCTAAAATAGTTCCACCGGGGACCATTATTGAGATAGAGGGAGTAAAGCTTGCAGTTGGCCACAGGTACGGTGATGTTGCTGAAATTAACAACGTGGATTTTAAGCTCTATGGACATAATTTTCGGCTGATCCCCAAAGGTATAAATGGGGTTCTCAGAATAAATTTCATCTTGCTACCCAGCAAAAGGGTAGTAGGAGTTAAATATCCAGATGGCACAAATTTTGAGAGAGGATATAGGTTAATGAGGGGAATGTAA
- a CDS encoding DUF257 family protein encodes MTDGRALIEYLGSIKFGESVLVEYSPEAPIPIIFRETIEFLLKKYNVLILDIFDTLHMIKEPLKIMGWDAEKLDKIDVVKAGGIINTGNIVKRIDISKDPAVYTLEFAEFMREYYATHRPTVLIALGIDKLIRLYTNEVTSFEIHIAGVMKKFLGERSRLSLYFANMALVPKETLYEWEEIVTRVFEITLKGKMKFVIKVKKSPNIEDHEKEFVISADELPLVKA; translated from the coding sequence GTGACAGATGGAAGAGCACTCATTGAGTACCTCGGTTCGATAAAATTTGGGGAATCTGTGCTTGTGGAGTACTCCCCTGAAGCTCCAATCCCCATAATATTCAGAGAAACTATTGAATTTCTACTTAAAAAGTACAACGTTCTGATACTTGACATCTTTGATACACTTCACATGATTAAAGAACCACTGAAGATCATGGGGTGGGATGCAGAAAAACTGGACAAGATAGATGTTGTTAAAGCAGGAGGGATAATAAACACCGGGAATATTGTAAAGAGAATTGATATATCCAAAGATCCAGCAGTTTACACACTGGAATTCGCTGAGTTTATGAGGGAATACTACGCAACCCATAGACCAACTGTTCTCATAGCCCTTGGAATAGACAAGCTCATCAGGTTGTATACAAATGAAGTGACATCCTTTGAGATCCATATAGCAGGAGTTATGAAAAAGTTCTTGGGAGAGAGGTCAAGATTATCACTTTATTTTGCAAACATGGCACTTGTGCCTAAAGAGACCCTTTATGAATGGGAAGAGATTGTAACGAGAGTCTTTGAGATCACCCTTAAAGGAAAAATGAAATTTGTAATAAAGGTCAAAAAGTCCCCCAACATAGAAGATCACGAAAAGGAGTTCGTCATTTCTGCTGATGAGCTCCCTCTTGTAAAAGCTTAG